The nucleotide window taaAAGCGTatgcttgtttggtccgcttttagTGCACACctgagtgcgattgctgctttctgAACTggccaaacgaaccgcaccaaaagAGGGAAACTAACTTTAGTACGATTCAACAGAACTAAATGatgcaggtgtgaaagcacccttagaaaACCCAAGTAAACATTATTTGACTGGTTACCATTTTGCcaatggaaaaaaacaaacaaacaaacaaaaacaaaaaaacaggtgGGCGGGCAAAAGTTTGAGGCAATTCTTAATAGACTTTTCAATaatttcctccacttctgcagtcatcgttcttcttagttgcattcactcattttccAGTCATCTTAAATGTTATTGAAAATACAACTAGATACTTTGGGAGAGCGTCGCATAAGCTGACTTCATAAATTTATGTTGATTTCCTAAAACttctcaccattatggtgatcagtgttccctttggttgggcacttggAACTGAATTGATATTACTGTAAATTTCTTCCTATTGATGCAGCAATGCAACACTAAATCACAGTTATCTGATTACAAAAGAAGGGAAgtaataagtatatatatatatatatatatatatatatatatatatatatatatatatatatatatatatatatatatatatatatatatatatatatatatatatatatatatatatatatatatatatatgcttatataaaccaacctcgtctcacagaattccgtgagatgaacacggacccttaactcaaaaatctgtggtagtttcacAGAATCGCCGAAAATTCCGTGATGGGTTCATGGAAGTtatgcctatgtaagtcaatgacagtcagcatccgtggtccacacacggattcccaacacacatttaattatttgcatttgtaaaagtagacatgattttatgaatatttatagcctacttttggagcaactaactccactcctgccctaaacctacccactaaacaatataaaacacataacaggcaaataaatgtacagtcacagttatttattgcaaaaactgaccagaAACAGTATGCAacagaaacattaaaaatgttttaatcgttgaaatgatgatgcACGCTCCACACATGCACTCGTTCATATTTCtcatgattcaaatgatacagacGAGAGACGACTGACTCTTCAGCATGACGCGagtggtcacgagacacacgagagccaatggcattttacaatcaaagctgacgtaatgacgtaATTGGTCACGGGACATACAaaagccaatgctgtcaaacctGGCCTGACGTTTCTTCCTGCGGCAATATTTGTTATTGatgtattaatgtattaatattcgctggatggactcgacgttactgatcatttttggggattttctttacacaaatcaatcgtttggcctcggaacatttggaatatttgtagtttctgaataaattgtgcctgcagtatctgtgcatctgcctgttatatattttttataatacacaaatgggtaggtttagggaagggattgagttaagtgttcaaaacgtgtctgaataaaaagaaaaataaatgtaaataaattatgctgATTGAATCAAACTGACGAATATAAGGTGTTGGGACACGGAATCTGTGTGTGGATcacggatgctgcctgtcattgacttacataggcatcacttcagTGAACCCATCACAGATTTTCCGGtgattccgtgaaactaccacggatttttgagttaagggtccgtgttcatttcacggaaatctgtgagatcaggttgtaTAAACACATCTAcacatatataaaaatgtaatgcaaattaatgatcttttaacattttattgctaaCACTTATGAGAAACTTTTAATTGTCTTGATATAATGCCTCTATTTGTGACAATTTGAGACCATTACAAGTTAATTTTCTGTCATttatactgacaaaagacagcaaataaaatggtaaaataaagccaaaaataataaaacggaGTTACGATTGCCCTGTGATCAATTTATTCgtgctgcaatgcattctgggagtacacTTCCTCAGCTCACAGATATAATTATTTTGACAcaacttgaatggtttaagtaagaacaacttgatgcaattaagcTTAGTGTTAATTGAGTGTTAAGTTCAGCTTACTTGAAAATATTAAGGCAATCGGTTTCACAACTAATAATTTTGAGTTAAGTATACATCATTAACAAGTTTTCTGTACAAATGTTAAGTTTtgccaacaaaaaaataacatgctaCTTTACttgaaaattttaaggcaatcagtttCCTCACTTTctcttcactgtaaaaaaaaatgtttttttttttttttggtttaacttaaaaaagtgagtaacctggttgcctaaaatttttgattttattgaaattaaaaatttgagttgatacaatgaaggaaatttgtttaataaatagaaactcaaaatattattgtatctgaaccacataaaaaatgtgataaaacatgaaaatagcccaatttggcatgtttcactgtgtcattacaaataaaacacacaattacccaatatgcttacaaaatcttttaatattttaataaaggttgtcaaagctcaaaaaaaaattcattgtattaactcaattttaatttcaatgaactcaaaattaaggcaaccaggtaactttttttctaaatatttttttacagtgtaagtaaagtcaacttattacattttacataaatACGTACATaaataattaccccttaattaaaaaataatacttacagtataaataattggTTAATTTTCATGATAATTTCCCCTTTATTCCCCAAATATTTCATGTTCTTCCCAACTACCTAAATGTACTTACTTAATAGTTACACTACAATTACCAACAGTTATGATGTAAATTTGCTTTATTACACAGgactttccgggccgtaataTAAAGAGTTATTCATCTGTTGCTTATTCAATGAACACAAGTATTTGAGTTAACTTTACTTGGAGCCAATTAGTAAACACAAAACCTAATTGAGTTTTTTATGTAGCTTGTTGCAGCTCACAAGGTGTGTAAAGGTTTGTATTATTTATCTCACAAACTCACCTCAACCATATTAGCATAGCACTCTGGTTCTCCATGTTGACATGAGAATGAATTCTCTTCAGGAAGCTCCTAAAATGTCAAGTTAACATCATAAATAAATTTAAGTTGTAGCAATCGCTTATGAAAAAGATCAAAAATGTACCTTAGCATTGCCGAAAGGAACCAGGTTGACTTTCATTATATCTTTCAGTAAAGTCCAGGTTGGAAAGAGTTGTTCTGTTAGGAATGCTCTGCAGCCTGGACACAGGCTCTCGTAGTAGAGAGATATCTCTACGGGAGGAACCAATGGATCTGGCCTGGTCACACTCAGTTCCATACATTGTTTCTGCACCTACCACAAACAATGCATTGCAAATTATggaaagaatgaaaaaaaaaaaaaaaaagtgtagcagtaacaaagaaaaaataaatcttcACATTGCCACAGTATGGCAAAGCTACACTCATACAATGTAAGTTCATTGTGAGcaatcaaataataataataatgttttatttatggaCACCTTCACTCAAAAAAGTAATTCATTGGATGAATATGATTTAATCATAACGCCTATATTCAATCTAAACAAACCAATTAAGTCAACCAACCTTTATCATGTTATTTGAACACAAAATAGATGTGTTGGTGACATTATATTAACATTCCCATTAAACTCATTTGCATCTTTTTTTGAGTTAAATGTTCATTCTTAGGTAATTTAGTGAGATTACATTGAGTGCATTCTACATTTCAGtagaacaaaataaaaaagtaaaatgtacACTCAAAAAATTAATCTGTTGAACGaacataattaaattaatgaaaGCTTTTCCACAAAATGAAATTATGCTATTCCAGCAAAATGTAATTGGTTTGAAATAGATCAAGTAATGATTAAGTAAAGCATTTCTCATAACTGGCATTAACACAGTTACACCTCATTGAGAACAGCACAGCCTAATGACTAGGTCTACACTTCACAATAATGGTAAcctcaaaaaaaatcaacactacatgaaacaacttttaaatgtcaaatataacatCAAACGTTAAAAGGTCTTTCCCTTTACtaaaaaagaaaacacattaaacagcacTTAATCTCAACATTTACTCCCCTGATCCAtccctatgcaaagcatgctgggaaatagaaatacactgcccagttcagtcagcgcaacataaatgataaatgtagtcccaacacaaatggtttaggtTAACTTAACATTTAACAATTTTTAGTTAATTTAACATAATAAAATTGAGTAAAATGGCAATTCAGTAAAACACTAAAGATTTGTGTCATTTCagcttattttattaaaataaacttagcAAACagctagaatatttttttttttttttgagtgttgcGCGACACTCAATGACACATTACGTACAGATAAAACACATGAAACAATTTTGTATGCTTCTTGTTGTAAACTGTTGACATTGTATATAAGCAAAATGTGATGGTTGGTCAATGGTCAGTGAcagtgttgtgttgtgtttgtgatTAGACGCTTAAAGTCACTCCACCATTTCTGTGTTCTGCATTGGAGCTGATTTTTGACAAATTATGcaacaaaaagtcatttttataCTCTCCCATTGACTgacattatataaatacatagcTGAAATCCAGCCAACTGCAcacatgtaaaacattttagtaaaacatgatttaagtGAGTAATATTAGCTACATTTTcaactattttttatttattttatttttccagcAATTTCATTTGGGGTCAAAAAGACCCAGATAGCTTACATAAATAaccttttaagacaattaagcaaaaatataaattcaatTGAAGATAAAACCATAAGTTAGTCACAGGTCAAAAACTGGTATAGGCCTAACACTTGAcattctgtccccctcacttttgaaatgatggctacgcccctgtcTGGACATGTTAGGAGTTGATAAAAATCAATAATCGGAAGCACTCAAATATTATTGAAGAAatgtaaaaagcctttatttcaACATGGCTTTAATACTTTAAAAACAGGTGACAATACTGGACACCTATACGCATTGTGGCTAATGAGGTTTCGTCAGGGTGTGAGCCACAAACACAATCTGAGTTCATTaagtttattaattataatattaatcatATTCTGGTCACGCTTTACAGGACTAGGAGGAGGACCATCAAATAATACAAAGAGAATGTATCTCACCCAATATATTGGCCTAATTTcagattaattatttaaaaattaaaattacattttttagatttttattgtattaaagggttagtccacccaaaaatgaaatttaagtaattaatgactcaattAATGacgaccctaatgtcgttccacacccgtaagacctccgttcatcttcacagcagtttgacacgcgatccgaatcatgaaccaatacgctgattcatgaccatttgaatctttatttgaggtttgaaaacaaacccagaatggaagacaatgctgaataaagtcataggtattgttatttttggaccaaaatgtattttcgatgcttcaagagattctaactaacccactgatgtcacatatggactattttgatgatgtttttattccctttcttgacatggacagtatagtgtgcatacacttgcatacgctcttggactaaatataaaatatcttaaactgtgtgtgaagatgaacggaggtcttacgggcgtggaacgacattagggtgagtcattaataacaaatttcatttttgggtgaactaaccctttaacaactCAGCTGTATGTGGACACCTTTTTTGGGTAGAAATGCATATTGCATTTTTTGTTGCAAATAAAACTCCCATAGTCCATATAACTACTGTAGTTGTAgctaattttaatatataaattcagTTAAATCATCGAACATTTGTATGACTTGCCAGTGACTTGCTTGCATAAAgcagtgacttgacttgacttgattgTCACAACAAATGActtgtgctgcgttccagttggtttttatcatgcccttcactcgcaaacttccctccgtctcgttcactcggatgtgcgtcatgcctacgttgcatgagtgcccactactggcggaaactttgcatatggactgaactggaacgccctaagcccttgatcacttggaatccactatggagttgatatattatttattttttacctttacgaaattgtttaatgcagcattctatatgtatatggatgtgtttgggttgttttaaatgtttttaaaactagttatagttgtttgtggtggggtaaattaaacgtgatatgtggtgacgtcacaatcgcgttgcattgtgggataTGAAGCTgtctgaagtgtacatatgaagtagactcgctcactcggtaaaaatcgagggagcaagggtctgtccatacaaacttcccttgtcaacttcacgaagtggaacgcacttcaaaatggcggcagggattcccccaaggggaagtgcttagggaagtttgcaagtgtgtgtcttaaagtggagtggaacgcagcattgGACTTGCTTGCGacttgaaggttaagacttgagacttgcttGTGACTTGCATAAAAGTTTAAGGGAAGACAGTAGAAAAGAGAATTGCAGTAGTCAATGTGACATTACAAGAGCATAAACCATAATGGCAGTTCTCCTTGTTGATAGAACTGGGCGATTGATGTTACATTTATGATAATAAGCTGTCTGGGTAATCTTGTTAATATGTGCTTCGAAAGAGAGTATTATCGAGGATGACACCCAAGCTCCTAACCTGCATTGAAGAAGAAATTGGAGAGCCATCAAAGCACATAGAGAAACTACCAGTCTTTGTACCTAAAAAAAGTATTTCTGCTTTACCACAGTTAAGCTTaagaaaattatttgaaaacCAATCTTTAACTTTAGACAAACAGTTAGAAAGAGAGGATGGAGGAAATGCAGAAGTATAGGTTTTATAGGTTAGCTGGGTGTCATCTGCTTAACTGATAAGTTAAATATAAGTATACCATATTCCATAGTATAAGTATACCATATTCCACGAAAATGCATCCAAGTggcaataaataaatgataaatagtAAAGTCCCCAAAACTGATTCCTGTAGGACGCCTGTAGTAATATGAGAAGATTTAGATTTAAACTGTCCCAACTGGACAAATTGAGTGCAGCAAAAGGGATAACATGTAAACTAAACCAGAGAAGTAACTACAATTCCACTGAACAGCAGTCTTTTAAATAGAATTATATGAGAAATAGTGTCAAAAGCTTAAACTAAATCAATAAGGATTAATATAGATAAGAGTCCTGAGTCAACTGCTACCAATAAGTCATTCACATTTTTAAAAgggcagtctcagtactatggtGGGATCGTGATTGGAATTAATTACTGATTGGACAGGAAAACTGATTGAAATTGTTCATATAGGTTGTTCAATGAGAGGTGATTTTGTACCTGAGCCACAATTTTagataaaaatgtaacattgGAGATTGGACAGCAGTTATCAAAATTATTTGAATATGCACCTGGCTTCTTAACTATGCCATAAGGACAAATGCCTAAACTAAGAAAAGAAAGATTTACCAAACTAACATAAGGCAAAAGAACTGAAAGACAAACTTAACTAGTTAAGTTGGAAGGGGGTCTAATTGACAGATTTAGATACCCAAATAACTGAAACATGCATCTACTGTAGAAAGAGTAGAGTTAAAGTATGTGACTGTACATATGAACAACAGGCTAATTCTGAGACTAATAGAGACTGatgaatattttatatttttgcatTAAAACAAGTCAAGAAGGCATCACATAACTGCACATGTGATGGTAGCAAATCAGGAGGCTTTAAACTGTCTTTCATGATAGAGAAAAGAGTTTGTGTATTTCCATCACTAGACGTGATCGGATCCGAGCAATAATTAGGATTACATTAGGAGACATATAACTAATAGTCATAAAACTAGCTATAACAAGGCATACATTTTGTCAGTTAAACCCGCGATAGCACAAACTTGTCAGTTTATAAAAAGgtcattaataattaaattatattaaaatatatatattttgcatgAATCATAAATTGATTTAGTAATTACACTAAATGTAGGATTGCAAAGGTGGGAAACAGTTGAATGTTTTATGCATAAGGGCCAAATTAAAATGTCAACTGCTTTAAAGTCACCATTTATGGCCATAGCCTGTCATATACCTGTATGTATTCTGTTAAGGCCACAATTAGACTAATTATTTACAGGATGAACTTCTGACAACACACCGAGTAGGAAGATACAATTGTAGAGATAAGGAGGTTCATCAAATGATGCAAACAGGGAAAACTCGTGGCCTGTTTAATTGGAAGCTGTTTGTGGTCAAAAGCATGACAGTAATTTACAGGCACAAAGAAGTCTTTGAAAATGATGCTGAACACATGTTCTTTATAAGTCAAGTTTTTAAGATCTGTGCCATAAAagtcaatattctaaaataacCAACAACACACATATGAAGTTAAAACAGattaataattttgtatttcaaggcactttatacatttttaagtaaaaaGATTACTATGCCTAGAGATGCTTCAACATTATATTaagtaaaattataataattaacagGCCAGACATTTTATCGGGCTACAGAATTGTTTGTCATTAAAAActggcacaaaaaataaaataaaaaatacaaaaaaataaaataaattcaagACTTAAATCAACCTCTTGAACAGACTTACCCCACATTCTATGGCAATCTCCAGAGACCTGCACCACTGGGATGGAGGGTATCCACATGAAGGCTTTGGATGAGATTTACACTGGATTTCATAAACTCTGAGGAATATGACATGAAACACACACAGCATCAGAGTGTTCATTTTGTATGTATTCAGAGAGTCCCTGAGCAGTATGAGAGCTTGTTTGCACTCTCCTCCCATCAAAAAAGACTCAGCGATCCAATCATCTGAGCAGCTGCATCTGAACATACACAATACTCACTGACCTCAGATCAGCAACGAGAAGCTGCTCAGTGAGCAAAGAGGACTCAGTGATGTGGCTTTGTAAATATTGcaataataaataactaaactactatctaaataaaatatctgaaTATCATTTAAATAATACCAAAATAATTGGCTAAACCTCCCACAGTTCATTTGTCCAAAATAGTATTTTACTAACAGATTATTTgacaaacattattttaaagataTACTTAATATTTGTGTTAAATTTAATTCAACTAGAATTACAAATACTATTCATTcagtgcaatatatatatatatttttaatatttattcacaACAATCTGTGTCAAAAATTCACAAAGACAGatggattagtgcaagtgcaaagtttattatcagaggtaacggacacaggtgatacttagatgggtggtgacactcagacgaaggacgatgaaggtgaagacgatgatgatggtgaagacGAAGATGACGGAGGAGACGATGAtgttgaagaagaagaagaggaggaggaggaggaggagggttaCAGGTAAAGGCTTCAAAGAGGGTCAGGTAGTCACGGGTggatcggtgcaagaccagacgGTGAGTGTGAAGGTGAGGAGTACTTAAGTAGTGTGGCTGGTGATGGTGCACTGGTGATCAGAATGCCGGTGATTGGGAACGAGTGggtgtggcactgtctgatggaTGTGAGGGTGTGActtagcgttttcttctccacgcttgaggacgtcaccgctttgtgcgcgatcatcattctttagctccggccacacgatacgcctccaggcgctcgtttttttttttttttgaaagactcggtacagcctatatttcttttataaatataataaaactaaagacttttcagagatatgaaggatgcgaTACTACTCTATAGGAACTCAaaattgacatgagattgactgaaactgagtgtttcaccc belongs to Pseudorasbora parva isolate DD20220531a chromosome 22, ASM2467924v1, whole genome shotgun sequence and includes:
- the ifi30b gene encoding gamma-interferon-inducible lysosomal thiol reductase is translated as MNTLMLCVFHVIFLRVYEIQCKSHPKPSCGYPPSQWCRSLEIAIECGVQKQCMELSVTRPDPLVPPVEISLYYESLCPGCRAFLTEQLFPTWTLLKDIMKVNLVPFGNAKELPEENSFSCQHGEPECYANMVEVCVLYAASHAAFPVIYCMESSADVLKSAKPCLQLYAPFVKWGTIESCIRGELGHSLMHQNAVKTQALKPAHTHVPWITFNGVYTSELEDKAMSTLFNLVCRLYKGITPPVCTGALKKLDRSFC